In Carya illinoinensis cultivar Pawnee chromosome 16, C.illinoinensisPawnee_v1, whole genome shotgun sequence, a single window of DNA contains:
- the LOC122299760 gene encoding protein DMP2-like, which yields MDDTSIHLDLIESHESEDDYFYLKDDGADEQHCISVINAILSGTARLNVLLPTATILAFTILTPLLTNDGECTSLNRWLMCSFLALSAASCIFFSFTDSFRTATGRLYYGVATFKGIWTFNGGRKKPLVPSDYRLRWADLFHASLSLTAFLTFAALHGDVVLCYYPKMPRKVTNTVPLVVGFVISVFFVVFPSKRRGIGYPFLLQRDALYSRS from the coding sequence ATGGACGACACGTCCATCCACCTAGACTTGATTGAAAGCCATGAAAGCGAAGATGATTATTTCTACCTAAAGGATGATGGGGCCGATGAACAACATTGCATATCTGTTATCAATGCAATCCTAAGTGGCACTGCACGTCTCAACGTTCTCTTACCCACAGCCACCATCCTTGCCTTCACCATTCTAACTCCTCTCTTGACCAATGATGGTGAATGCACGAGCTTGAACCGCTGGCTAATGTGCAGCTTCTTGGCCCTTTCAGCAGCCTCttgcattttcttttcattcacaGACAGCTTTCGGACGGCTACCGGTAGGTTGTACTATGGGGTGGCAACATTTAAAGGGATATGGACTTTCAATGGAGGCCGGAAGAAACCGCTCGTTCCATCTGATTATAGGCTCAGATGGGCTGATCTTTTTCACGCCTCACTCTCATTAACTGCATTTCTTACCTTTGCAGCGCTACACGGTGATGTGGTGCTCTGCTATTATCCAAAAATGCCCAGGAAAGTGACCAACACCGTTCCTCTTGTTGTTGGCTTTGTGATTAGTGTCTTCTTTGTAGTTTTTCCTTCCAAGAGAAGGGGTATTGGGTATCCTTTCTTGCTGCAGAGAGACGCTCTGTACTCAAGAAGTTGA
- the LOC122298684 gene encoding protein EPIDERMAL PATTERNING FACTOR 2-like has protein sequence MKNLSLGAHTYFLFLFFFLLLITSSTSLRVTTSYFSVSFNEEGTNSGDQGHISPKEDAKEELGMELYPTGSSLPDCSHACGPCFPCKRVMVSLKCFTESCPIVYRCMCKGKYYHVPYN, from the exons ATGAAGAACTTGTCTCTCGGAGCCCACACTTACttcctatttttgtttttcttcctgCTACTTATAACTAGTAGTACAAGCCTTCGAGTGACTACTAGTT ATTTTTCAGTCAGTTTCAACGAAGAGGGAACCAACTCTGGAGATCAAGGTCACATCTCCCCCAAG GAAGATGCAAAAGAAGAACTTGGGATGGAACTATACCCAACAGGTTCAAGCTTGCCGGACTGTTCTCATGCCTGTGGACCATGCTTTCCATGCAAGAGGGTGATGGTTAGCTTAAAGTGCTTCACAGAGTCGTGTCCCATTGTTTACAGATGCATGTGTAAAGGAAAATACTACCACGTTCCTTACAATTGA
- the LOC122299663 gene encoding transcription termination factor MTERF4, chloroplastic → MTSLIRRTKPIKAFLNPAQIPHNLTQTPIPTQPHQNQCPPQPQTLNPLRVLQFVTVSTQSSSSSKFPEYEMPTVTWGVVQGRREKLVSRVIVCDFLKTLGIVPEELEHLELPSTVEIMRERVEFLQKLGLTIDDINEYPLMLGCSVRKNMIPVLGYLEKIGIQRSKMGEFVKNYPQVLHASVVVELAPVVKFLRGIDVEKQDIGYVLQKYPELLGFKLEGTMSTSVAYLVSIGVCPRDIGPMVTQYPYFLGMRVGTMIKPLVDYLVSLGLPKKILARMFEKRAYILGYDLEETVKPNVECLLSFGIRREALPFIIAQYTQIIGLPLKAKLSVQQYFFNLKLKIDPEGFSQVIEKMPQIVSLNQNVIMKPVEFLLGRGIPSEDVAKMVVKCPQLVAVRVELLKNSYYFFKTEMGRPLKELLEFPEYFTYSLESRIKPRYQRLKSRGIRSSLNWLLNCSDQRFEERLQGNYIETESIGPTFCMGGKLELPGNEIVSDEDDESDDEVLYRRTVSL, encoded by the coding sequence ATGACCTCACTCATTCGAAGAACAAAACCCATCAAAGCCTTCCTAAACCCTGCACAGATCCCTCACAATCTCACTCAAACCCCAATCCCAACCCAACCCCATCAAAACCAATGTCCCCCGCAAccccaaaccctaaaccctTTAAGGGTTTTGCAGTTTGTCACAGTTTCGACCCagtcctcctcctcctccaaatTCCCCGAGTACGAGATGCCTACGGTCACCTGGGGTGTCGTACAGGGCCGGAGAGAAAAGCTTGTTTCCCGGGTAATCGTATGCGATTTCTTGAAGACTTTAGGCATAGTCCCTGAGGAACTGGAACACCTGGAACTGCCCTCGACCGTCGAGATCATGAGGGAGCGCGTTGAGTTCCTACAGAAGCTAGGCTTGACCATTGATGATATTAACGAGTACCCATTAATGCTAGGATGTAGTGTGCGCAAGAATATGATACCTGTTTTGGGTTACTTGGAGAAAATCGGGATTCAGAGGTCGAAGATGGGCGAGTTTGTGAAGAATTACCCTCAAGTGTTGCACGCTAGCGTGGTCGTCGAGCTCGCGCCGGTTGTTAAGTTTCTTCGTGGCATTGATGTGGAGAAGCAGGATATTGGGTATGTGTTGCAGAAGTATCCTGAGCTTCTTGGGTTTAAGCTTGAGGGGACAATGAGTACTTCGGTTGCTTATCTTGTTAGTATTGGTGTCTGTCCTAGAGATATTGGTCCGATGGTTACCCAGTATCCTTACTTTCTGGGGATGAGAGTTGGGACTATGATCAAACCGCTCGTGGATTATCTGGTTTCATTGGGTTTACCCAAGAAGATTTTGGCTAGGATGTTTGAAAAGCGGGCTTATATACTTGGTTATGATCTTGAAGAGACTGTGAAACCAAATGTGGAATGTTTGCTTAGTTTTGGGATTAGAAGGGAAGCGCTTCCTTTCATTATTGCTCAATACACACAAATTATTGGGCTGCCTCTGAAAGCTAAGTTGTCTGTGCAGCAGTACTTTTTCAATTTGAAGCTCAAAATTGATCCCGAAGGGTTTTCACAAGTAATAGAGAAAATGCCACAGATAGTTAGCCTTAATCAAAATGTGATTATGAAACCTGTTGAGTTCCTCTTGGGGCGGGGGATACCGTCTGAGGATGTTGCGAAGATGGTTGTCAAATGTCCCCAATTGGTTGCCGTGCGAGTTGAGCTATTGAAGAATAGTTACTACTTTTTTAAGACTGAGATGGGGAGACCTTTAAAAGAACTTTTGGAATTCCCGGAATATTTTACATATAGCTTGGAGTCCAGGATTAAACCCAGGTACCAGAGATTAAAAAGCAGGGGGATCAGGTCTTCCTTGAATTGGCTTCTCAACTGTAGTGACCAGAGATTTGAAGAAAGATTGCAAGGTAATTATATTGAAACAGAGAGTATTGGCCCAACATTTTGTATGGGTGGGAAGTTAGAGCTACCTGGCAATGAGATTGTGTCAGATGAGGATGATGAGAGTGATGATGAAGTTCTTTACAGACGCACTGTTTCTCTTTGA
- the LOC122299386 gene encoding IST1 homolog isoform X1 translates to MSMLDSFFNKGFKAAKCKTLLKLTIPRIKLLRNRRALQIKQMRRDIAKLLETGQEATARIRVEHIVREENMMAAQEIIELFCELILVRLPIIETQRECPLDLKEAISSLCFAAPRCADLQELLHVQLLFASKYGKEFVSAATELLPDCGVNRQLIELLSVRAPSPEKKLKLLKEIAEEHGLDWDPTASEVEFFKPQDDLLNGPTQFDRGSKLPLLREKYDETLFSASEQPHEEQLDSDSGVDSFDLPEAPKVSLWPNANVAPAPVMVSSLQAAPHPNIDHESSKHSRVIENPPEEPQLEPEKMVQEGSAAIKNEQPSVPVGGVQDIQFVPFISPPSLSSASFSAAPSKSETSPSRSKSEANVDLQDVLTAARTAVETAECAAASARSAASLAKLRINELTRKNSDQFPEDSSENPFYKDMANQSATEENPHFDHRNLVGNADDVIDSPEPNQGLEDCQRTEASSFPAFGTPKMDFDSSLPIDQDCGNELTPHRPQRLTSMDEDPYFSYPNLFTSQNPAAHSSTDNSRFSNEL, encoded by the exons ATGTCGATGCTCGATTCCTTCTTCAATAAGGGCTTCAAAGCTGCCAAATG TAAAACCCTGCTTAAACTGACGATTCCGCGGATAAAGCTGCTGAGGAATAGGAGAGCGCTTCAGATAAAGCAGATGCGTCGAGACATTGCCAAGCTTCTTGAGACAGGTCAAGAAGCCACCGCTCGCATTCGG GTCGAGCATATTGTTAGGGAAGAGAATATGATGGCTGCTCAGGAGATCATTGAGCTGTTCTGTGAGCTTATTCTTGTCCGCCTTCCGATTATTGAAACTCAAAG ggaatgtcctcttgatttgaAGGAGGCAATATCCAGTCTGTGCTTTGCAGCGCCAAGATGTGCAGATCTACAAGAGTTGCTGCATGTTCAATTGCTATTTGCGTCCAAATATGGAAAGGAATTTGTATCAGCTGCAACGGAGCTCCTGCCAGATTGTGGTGTTAATCGCCAG TTAATAGAACTTTTGTCAGTTCGTGCTCCTTCAcctgaaaagaaattaaagctTCTGAAAGAAATAGCTGAGGAGCATGGATTAGATTGGGATCCAACCGCCTCTGAAGTGGAGTTTTTCAAACCTCAGGATGATTTGTTG AATGGTCCAACACAGTTTGATAGAGGATCTAAATTGCCCCTTCTAAGAGAAAAATATGATGAAACATTGTTTTCTGCCTCTGAACAACCCCACGAAGAACAGCTAGATTCTGATTCTGGCGTTGATTCATTTGATCTTCCTGAAGCTCCTAAAGTATCGCTATGGCCAAATGCAAATGTTGCTCCAGCACCAGTGATGGTCTCATCTCTACAAGCTGCTCCACACCCTAATATTGATCATGAGTCATCAAAGCATTCTAGGGTCATTGAAAATCCACCAGAGGAGCCACAGTTGGAacctgagaaaatggtgcaagaaGGATCTGCTGCTATAAAAAATGAACAACCTAGTGTTCCAGTCGGTGGTGTGCAAGATATACAATTCGTGCCTTTTATTTCTCCTCCATCACTATCTTCTGCATCATTTTCTGCGGCACCAAGTAAATCAGAAACCTCTCCCTCAAGATCAAAAAGTGAGGCTAATGTGGATTTGCAGGATGTCTTAACTGCTGCTCGGACTGCTGTAGAAACTGCTGAATGTGCAGCTGCTTCGGCTCGCTCTGCAGCTAGTCTTGCAAAGCTCAGAATTAATGAGCTCACTAGGAAAAATAGTGATCAATTCCCTGAAGATAGCTCTGAGAATCCGTTTTACAAGGATATGGCTAACCAGTCAGCTACCGAAGAAAATCCACATTTTGATCATCGAAACTTGGTTGGCAATGCAGATGATGTTATAGATTCTCCAGAACCTAATCAAGGTCTTGAAGACTGCCAGAGAACAGAGGCCTCAAGTTTTCCTGCCTTTGGCACGCCCAAAATGGATTTTGATTCCTCTCTTCCCATTGATCAGGATTGTGGAAATGAACTTACTCCTCACCGGCCCCAGAGATTGACTTCAATGGATGAAGATCCATACTTCTCATACCCAAATTTGTTTACATCGCAGAATCCTGCTGCACATTCTTCCACAGACAATTCCCGATTCTCCAATGAGCTCTAA
- the LOC122299386 gene encoding IST1 homolog isoform X2, which translates to MRRDIAKLLETGQEATARIRVEHIVREENMMAAQEIIELFCELILVRLPIIETQRECPLDLKEAISSLCFAAPRCADLQELLHVQLLFASKYGKEFVSAATELLPDCGVNRQLIELLSVRAPSPEKKLKLLKEIAEEHGLDWDPTASEVEFFKPQDDLLNGPTQFDRGSKLPLLREKYDETLFSASEQPHEEQLDSDSGVDSFDLPEAPKVSLWPNANVAPAPVMVSSLQAAPHPNIDHESSKHSRVIENPPEEPQLEPEKMVQEGSAAIKNEQPSVPVGGVQDIQFVPFISPPSLSSASFSAAPSKSETSPSRSKSEANVDLQDVLTAARTAVETAECAAASARSAASLAKLRINELTRKNSDQFPEDSSENPFYKDMANQSATEENPHFDHRNLVGNADDVIDSPEPNQGLEDCQRTEASSFPAFGTPKMDFDSSLPIDQDCGNELTPHRPQRLTSMDEDPYFSYPNLFTSQNPAAHSSTDNSRFSNEL; encoded by the exons ATGCGTCGAGACATTGCCAAGCTTCTTGAGACAGGTCAAGAAGCCACCGCTCGCATTCGG GTCGAGCATATTGTTAGGGAAGAGAATATGATGGCTGCTCAGGAGATCATTGAGCTGTTCTGTGAGCTTATTCTTGTCCGCCTTCCGATTATTGAAACTCAAAG ggaatgtcctcttgatttgaAGGAGGCAATATCCAGTCTGTGCTTTGCAGCGCCAAGATGTGCAGATCTACAAGAGTTGCTGCATGTTCAATTGCTATTTGCGTCCAAATATGGAAAGGAATTTGTATCAGCTGCAACGGAGCTCCTGCCAGATTGTGGTGTTAATCGCCAG TTAATAGAACTTTTGTCAGTTCGTGCTCCTTCAcctgaaaagaaattaaagctTCTGAAAGAAATAGCTGAGGAGCATGGATTAGATTGGGATCCAACCGCCTCTGAAGTGGAGTTTTTCAAACCTCAGGATGATTTGTTG AATGGTCCAACACAGTTTGATAGAGGATCTAAATTGCCCCTTCTAAGAGAAAAATATGATGAAACATTGTTTTCTGCCTCTGAACAACCCCACGAAGAACAGCTAGATTCTGATTCTGGCGTTGATTCATTTGATCTTCCTGAAGCTCCTAAAGTATCGCTATGGCCAAATGCAAATGTTGCTCCAGCACCAGTGATGGTCTCATCTCTACAAGCTGCTCCACACCCTAATATTGATCATGAGTCATCAAAGCATTCTAGGGTCATTGAAAATCCACCAGAGGAGCCACAGTTGGAacctgagaaaatggtgcaagaaGGATCTGCTGCTATAAAAAATGAACAACCTAGTGTTCCAGTCGGTGGTGTGCAAGATATACAATTCGTGCCTTTTATTTCTCCTCCATCACTATCTTCTGCATCATTTTCTGCGGCACCAAGTAAATCAGAAACCTCTCCCTCAAGATCAAAAAGTGAGGCTAATGTGGATTTGCAGGATGTCTTAACTGCTGCTCGGACTGCTGTAGAAACTGCTGAATGTGCAGCTGCTTCGGCTCGCTCTGCAGCTAGTCTTGCAAAGCTCAGAATTAATGAGCTCACTAGGAAAAATAGTGATCAATTCCCTGAAGATAGCTCTGAGAATCCGTTTTACAAGGATATGGCTAACCAGTCAGCTACCGAAGAAAATCCACATTTTGATCATCGAAACTTGGTTGGCAATGCAGATGATGTTATAGATTCTCCAGAACCTAATCAAGGTCTTGAAGACTGCCAGAGAACAGAGGCCTCAAGTTTTCCTGCCTTTGGCACGCCCAAAATGGATTTTGATTCCTCTCTTCCCATTGATCAGGATTGTGGAAATGAACTTACTCCTCACCGGCCCCAGAGATTGACTTCAATGGATGAAGATCCATACTTCTCATACCCAAATTTGTTTACATCGCAGAATCCTGCTGCACATTCTTCCACAGACAATTCCCGATTCTCCAATGAGCTCTAA
- the LOC122299579 gene encoding glutathione S-transferase T3-like yields the protein MARVLHDNVEVEVEVTQPEGQVRARTKLSQRGVSFTVEEDNLLISGWLNISIDVIRGTDQKSTQLWIRIHDYFNTYKKLNWPEHSVGSLTNRWSTIQKATNKFCGCLAQVESMHPSGTNEQDKIDKAKALYRSTQKSNYNLDHCWNLLRHQPKWQVHMDNLPTKRKTGCSTVPAANVIDVEKNESMSTNL from the exons ATGGCTCGTGTCTTGCATGATAATGTTGAGGTTGAGGTTGAAGTGACACAACCCGAAGGGCAAGTAAGGGCACGAACTAAACTATCACAACGGGGTGTGTCCTTCACTGTGGAGGAAGACAACCTCCTTATATCAGGGTGGCTCAACATTAGTATAGACGTTATTAGGGGGACAGATCAAAAGTCCACCCAATTGTGGATAAGAATCCATGATTACttcaatacttataaaaaacttaattgGCCTGAACATTCTGTGGGGTCGTTGACTAATCGATGGTCAACTATCCAAAAAGCCACAAACAAGTTTTGTGGTTGCTTGGCCCAAGTCGAATCAATGCATCCAAGTGGTACCAATGAACAAGACAAG ATTGACAAGGCAAAGGCATTGTACCGATCGACACAAAAAAGCAATTATAATTTGGATCATTGTTGGAACTTATTGAGGCACCAACCAAAGTGGCAAGTGCATATGGATAATTTGCCAACAAAGAGAAAGACGGGCTGCTCTACTGTTCCAGCTGCCAATGTCATAGATGTTGAGAAAAATGAGAGCATGTCTACCAATTTGTAG
- the LOC122299502 gene encoding somatic embryogenesis receptor kinase 1 yields MEVKVIWVSVLLWLILVVRPLCLISANMEGDALHSLRTSLLDPNNVLQSWDPTLVNPCTWFHVTCNNDNSVIRVDLGNAALSGQLVPQLGLLRNLQYLELYSNNISGLIPSELGNLTSLVSLDLYLNSFTGPIPDTLGRLSKLRFLRLNNNSLTGAIPMSLTNISSLQVLDLSNNRLSGAVPDNGSFSLFTPISFANNQGLCGPVTGHPCPGSPPFSPPPPFVPPPPISVPGGNSATGAIAGGVAAGAALLFAAPAIAFAWWRRRKPQEFFFDVPAEEDPEVHLGQLKRFSLRELQVATDSFSNKNILGRGGFGKVYKGRLADGSLVAVKRLKEERTPGGELQFQTEVEMISMAVHRNLLRLRGFCMTPTERLLVYPYMANGSVASCLRERPPSQPPLDWPTRKRIALGSARGLSYLHDHCDPKIIHRDVKAANILLDEEFEAVVGDFGLAKLMDYKDTHVTTAVRGTIGHIAPEYLSTGKSSEKTDVFGYGIMLLELITGQRAFDLARLANDDDVMLLDWVKGLLKEKKLEMLVDPDLQNNYIGAEVEQLIQVALLCTQGSPMDRPKMSDVVRMLEGDGLAERWDEWQKVEVLREEVELAPHPNSDWIVDSTENLHAVELSGPR; encoded by the exons ATGGAGGTGAAGGTTATTTGGGTTTCTGTTTTGCTCTGGTTGATCTTGGTGGTTCGTCCATTATGCTTAATTTCAGCTAACATGGAAG GTGATGCTTTACACAGCCTAAGAACCAGCTTATTAGATCCTAACAATGTCCTGCAGAGTTGGGATCCTACCCTTGTTAACCCATGCACATGGTTTCATGTCACCTGCAACAATGATAATAGTGTCATAAGAGT TGATCTTGGAAATGCAGCTTTGTCTGGTCAACTTGTCCCACAGCTTGGCCTGCTCAGGAATCTACAGTATTT GGAGCTTTACAGTAACAACATAAGTGGACTGATTCCCAGTGAGCTAGGGAATCTTACTAGCTTGGTGAGCTTGGATCTTTACTTGAACAGCTTTACAGGTCCCATCCCAGACACATTGGGCAGGCTGTCTAAGCTAAGGTTCCT CCGGCTTAACAACAACAGCCTGACGGGTGCAATTCCTATGTCATTGACTAATATCTCATCACTGCAAGTTCT GGATCTGTCTAATAACCGCCTCTCTGGGGCAGTACCAGACAATGGATCCTTTTCATTATTCACACCAATCAG TTTTGCTAACAACCAAGGTCTATGTGGTCCAGTTACCGGCCACCCTTGCCCAGGATCTCCTCCATTTTCGCCCCCTCCCCCTTTTGTACCACCACCACCGATTTCTGTACCAG GTGGGAATAGTGCCACTGGGGCGATTGCTGGAGGAGTTGCTGCAGGTGCTGCTTTACTGTTTGCTGCCCCTGCAATTGCATTTGCTTGGTGGCGTCGAAGGAAACctcaagaatttttctttgatgtACCCG CCGAGGAGGACCCAGAGGTCCATCTGGGGCAGCTTAAAAGGTTTTCACTACGAGAACTACAAGTGGCAACAGATAGTTTTAGCAACAAAAACATTCTGGGTAGAGGTGGATTTGGCAAGGTTTACAAAGGACGCCTGGCAGATGGTTCACTTGTAGCTGTAAAAAGACTGAAAGAAGAGCGTACACCTGGTGGTGAGCTGCAGTTTCAAACAGAAGTAGAGATGATCAGTATGGCCGTGCATCGAAACCTCCTCCGATTACGAGGATTCTGTATGACACCAACTGAAAGGCTACTTGTTTATCCCTATATGGCTAACGGAAGTGTTGCATCATGTTTAAGAG AACGCCCACCATCTCAACCACCCCTGGATTGGCCAACACGGAAGCGGATTGCATTGGGGTCTGCAAGGGGTCTTTCTTATCTGCATGATCATTGTGACCCCAAGATCATACACCGAGATGTGAAAGCTGCAAACATTTTGTTGGACGAGGAGTTTGAGGCTGTTGTCGGGGACTTTGGGTTGGCTAAACTTATGGATTACAAGGATACCCATGTTACAACTGCTGTACGAGGCACAATTGGGCATATAGCTCCAGAGTACCTCTCTACAGGGAAGTCATCTGAGAAGACTGATGTTTTTGGTTATGGGATCATGCTTCTGGAACTAATCACTGGACAGAGAGCTTTTGATCTTGCTAGGCTTgcaaatgatgatgatgttatGTTGCTTGATTGG GTTAAAGGACTTCTGAAAGAGAAGAAACTTGAAATGCTAGTTGATCCTGATCTCCAGAACAATTACATAGGAGCAGAGGTAGAGCAACTAATACAGGTTGCACTGCTTTGTACACAAGGCTCTCCAATGGACCGGCCAAAGATGTCGGACGTGGTGAGGATGCTTGAAGGTGATGGCTTGGCAGAGAGATGGGATGAGTGGCAAAAGGTAGAGGTTCTTCGCGAAGAAGTGGAACTCGCTCCCCATCCTAACTCTGATTGGATTGTTGACTCCACAGAAAATTTACATGCAGTCGAGTTATCTGGTCCAAGGTGA